A window of the Streptomyces sp. NBC_01351 genome harbors these coding sequences:
- the kdpF gene encoding K(+)-transporting ATPase subunit F: MTAENIVGLVVAVALLGYLVLALVKPERF; the protein is encoded by the coding sequence GTGACTGCCGAGAACATCGTTGGCCTGGTCGTGGCCGTCGCTCTGCTGGGATATCTCGTCCTCGCCCTCGTCAAGCCGGAGAGGTTCTGA
- a CDS encoding DUF4118 domain-containing protein, with translation MPRYLVSDRVALIGALVLPFLVALALVPFRSRLAETNEALILVVAIVLVAARGTRLAGALAAVSAAAWFDFFLTRPYQRFTITDPDDIQTAVLLLVVGLLVAQLAVRVRRLEVVTVTDADHLSRLHATARLAQRAGSPEAVVDRVRGDLTELLELRGCRFEYGSLLGRPPRLEHDGSVSVGHRAWDLERNGWPEGEIELRASGNGHYYGRFMLAPTPGSVPSVQARRVAATLADLTGSALDTALPGEG, from the coding sequence TGCCCTTCCTGGTCGCCCTCGCGCTCGTGCCCTTCCGCAGCCGGCTGGCGGAGACGAACGAAGCACTGATCCTGGTGGTGGCCATCGTCCTGGTGGCCGCCCGTGGCACCCGCCTCGCCGGGGCGCTCGCGGCCGTCTCGGCGGCGGCCTGGTTCGACTTCTTCCTGACCCGCCCCTACCAGCGCTTCACCATCACCGACCCGGACGACATCCAGACTGCCGTCCTGCTGCTGGTGGTCGGACTCCTCGTCGCCCAGCTCGCCGTCCGGGTGCGACGGCTCGAGGTGGTGACGGTGACAGATGCCGATCACCTCTCCCGCCTGCACGCCACCGCCCGTCTCGCCCAGCGCGCCGGATCTCCCGAGGCCGTGGTGGACCGCGTCCGGGGCGATCTCACCGAGCTGCTGGAGCTGCGGGGATGCCGCTTCGAATACGGGTCCCTGCTCGGCCGTCCGCCACGGCTGGAGCACGACGGCAGTGTGTCGGTCGGTCACCGCGCCTGGGATCTGGAACGCAACGGCTGGCCCGAGGGCGAGATCGAACTGCGCGCCAGTGGCAACGGTCACTATTACGGCCGGTTCATGCTCGCCCCTACGCCGGGTTCGGTGCCTTCGGTCCAGGCGCGCCGGGTGGCCGCGACACTCGCCGACCTGACCGGCTCTGCCCTCGACACGGCGTTGCCCGGCGAGGGCTGA